One Cucumis sativus cultivar 9930 unplaced genomic scaffold, Cucumber_9930_V3 scaffold70, whole genome shotgun sequence genomic window carries:
- the LOC116406177 gene encoding uncharacterized protein LOC116406177 isoform X2 — MGRDFMVSNGKSSCVFKGKIFCFSSSFPEDRRAEIVEWINQGGGEVVEDHMKQKVHFTVECHGGIPRSTDVHSTYVSSHRVRSCLEFVEKLTKKVTHLICKFTDGTKYEAACKWGKQCITAEWIYECVSQTVRLLVKTIQKLLQLVLYLTSG; from the exons ATGGGGCGTGATTTCATGGTTTCAAATGGGAAGTCATCATGTGTATTTAAggggaaaatattttgtttttctagttcCTTTCCAGAAGATCGG AGAGCTGAAATTGTTGAATGGATAAATCAAGGGGGAGGCGAGGTTGTTGAAGATCACATGAAGCAGAAAGTGCACTTCACTGTTGAATGTCATGGTGGGATACCAAGGAGTACAGACGTTCATAGTACTTATGTGTCAAGTCATCGGGTTCGATCATGTTTAGAG TTTGTGGAGAAGCTGACAAAGAAGGTAACCCATCTAATATGCAAGTTCACCGATGGGACAAAGTATGAGGCTGCTTGTAAATGGGGGAAACAATGCATTACAGCTGAATGGATATATGAGTGTGTCAGCCAG ACTGTTCGCTTGTTGGTCAAGACCATTCAGAAACTTCTCCAATTGGTGCTTTATCTAACCAGTGgttaa
- the LOC116406177 gene encoding uncharacterized protein LOC116406177 isoform X1, whose product MGRDFMVSNGKSSCVFKGKIFCFSSSFPEDRRAEIVEWINQGGGEVVEDHMKQKVHFTVECHGGIPRSTDVHSTYVSSHRVRSCLEFVEKLTKKVTHLICKFTDGTKYEAACKWGKQCITAEWIYECVSQRKIVSLDLYRPKKLKLKTERQAYALSANFLLKLPQ is encoded by the exons ATGGGGCGTGATTTCATGGTTTCAAATGGGAAGTCATCATGTGTATTTAAggggaaaatattttgtttttctagttcCTTTCCAGAAGATCGG AGAGCTGAAATTGTTGAATGGATAAATCAAGGGGGAGGCGAGGTTGTTGAAGATCACATGAAGCAGAAAGTGCACTTCACTGTTGAATGTCATGGTGGGATACCAAGGAGTACAGACGTTCATAGTACTTATGTGTCAAGTCATCGGGTTCGATCATGTTTAGAG TTTGTGGAGAAGCTGACAAAGAAGGTAACCCATCTAATATGCAAGTTCACCGATGGGACAAAGTATGAGGCTGCTTGTAAATGGGGGAAACAATGCATTACAGCTGAATGGATATATGAGTGTGTCAGCCAG AGAAAGATTGTCTCTCTTGATTTGTATCGCCCAAAGAAGTTAAAGCTCAAGACAGAGCGACAGGCTTATGCACTGTCAGCCAATTTCCTACTCAAGCTGCCCCAATGA
- the LOC116406177 gene encoding uncharacterized protein LOC116406177 isoform X3, giving the protein MGRDFMVSNGKSSCVFKGKIFCFSSSFPEDRRAEIVEWINQGGGEVVEDHMKQKVHFTVECHGGIPRSTDVHSTYVSSHRVRSCLEFVEKLTKKVTHLICKFTDGTKYEAACKWGKQCITAEWIYECVSQIWNDFV; this is encoded by the exons ATGGGGCGTGATTTCATGGTTTCAAATGGGAAGTCATCATGTGTATTTAAggggaaaatattttgtttttctagttcCTTTCCAGAAGATCGG AGAGCTGAAATTGTTGAATGGATAAATCAAGGGGGAGGCGAGGTTGTTGAAGATCACATGAAGCAGAAAGTGCACTTCACTGTTGAATGTCATGGTGGGATACCAAGGAGTACAGACGTTCATAGTACTTATGTGTCAAGTCATCGGGTTCGATCATGTTTAGAG TTTGTGGAGAAGCTGACAAAGAAGGTAACCCATCTAATATGCAAGTTCACCGATGGGACAAAGTATGAGGCTGCTTGTAAATGGGGGAAACAATGCATTACAGCTGAATGGATATATGAGTGTGTCAGCCAG ATAtggaatgattttgtttga